One part of the Pecten maximus chromosome 9, xPecMax1.1, whole genome shotgun sequence genome encodes these proteins:
- the LOC117334220 gene encoding myeloid-derived growth factor homolog has product MELNMKCLVCLLILVSSVFCFGEDLVASRRFNIKPDPSAKSTDIVWGDIKCTFTYQAMGGTNEDWEIGIIHADEHQVTCMVNRADKMTTYLVFQSFSLKVKGAEFAVGQPYDRSNEALLPTEFVELPKKNMVKNSKNFKNEIGKVTLWAKFGEEKEEL; this is encoded by the exons ATGGAACTGAACATGAAGTGCCTCGTCTGTTTACTTATTCTTGTTTCCTCGGTATTTTGCTTTGGTGAAGATCTTGTGGCTTCAAGGCGGTTCAACATAAAACCTGATCCCTCAGCAAAGTCGACGGATATAGTCTGG GGTGACATTAAGTGTACGTTTACCTACCAGGCCATGGGAGGAACCAACGAG GACTGGGAGATTGGAATTATTCATGCTGATGAACACCAGGTGACCTGCATGGTAAACAGAGCAGATAAAATGACAACATACCTGGTCTTCCAGAGCTTCTCCCTGAAGGTCAAAGGTGCAGAGTTTGCTGTTGGACAACCATAT GATAGGAGCAATGAAGCTCTTCTGCCAACTGAGTTTGTTGAACTGCCAAAGAAAAATATGG TTAAAAACAGCAAGAATTTTAAGAATGAGATCGGAAAAGTTACATTATGGGCCAAATTTGGTGAAGAGAAAGAagaattataa
- the LOC117334549 gene encoding uncharacterized protein LOC117334549 — protein MDDDLPLLVSVTSLSDYLCCSICMNVMKETVMTCCGHRYCNHCIKEWVDRNHKCPCCNKALGMTEVFKDHQFDCLIDAINKEKTKSETKYFESLINSAVDASQAEVELSPIETVLKDHLKESLAAHEKYFQKLRNELTEQEKRLETTCEKAISDLTSHGLSEQEMTQQTLDLQNRLSHQKEALQEEMNLCTKLVAESYNRFLTNHIPQLDVLPVKVGITILDKNMKVSDVVFKPTDRIGDKVKASVEATMSARNDPVGEWPKELHFVLFGPFVKCSHFEMQQMVREILHDGKVYHDVVVIDKDSRPILEHSMKPGSEIAIYGKIVLESDMPKKCFRQVFQDGNPQSVDYFCCKRCGFQWICRSCMEVCHQGHEIVPYIMNHQPAWACCYCPKKKTCLIQPPPQCSN, from the exons GTGACGTCCCTCTCTGATTACCTGTGCTGTTCAATATGTATGAATGTGATGAAGGAGACAGTGATGACCTGCTGTGGTCATCGCTACTGCAATCACTGTATCAAGGAATGGGTCGACCGTAACCACAAGTGTCCATGCTGTAACAAAGCCCTTGGCATGACTGAGGTGTTCAAGGACCACCAGTTTGACTGCCTTATAG ATGCCATCAACAAGGAGAAGACAAAATCAGAAACAAAATACTTTGAGTCTCTAATTAATTCAG CTGTAGATGCATCACAAGCTGAAGTTGAACTGTCCCCGATAGAAACAGTCTTAAAAG ACCACCTAAAGGAGAGCTTGGCTGCCCATGAGAAGTATTTCCAG AAACTGAGAAATGAACTAACAGAGCAGGAAAAAAGGTTGGAAACAACATGTGAGAAAGCAATCAGTGACCTGACATCACATGGCTTGTCAGAGCAAG AGATGACCCAACAGACATTAGATCTACAAAATCGACTGTCACATCAGAAGGAGGCACTACAAGAAGAAATGAACTTGTGTACTAAACTGGTGGCAGAGTCTTACAATAG atTTCTCACAAACCACATTCCTCAATTAGATGTACTCCCAGTCAAAGTGGGCATCACCATACTGGACAAGAACATGAAAGTGTCTGATGTTGTCTTCAAACCAACTGACAG GATTGGGGACAAGGTGAAGGCTTCTGTAGAAGCTACAATGTCAGCTAGAAATGATCCAGTGGGTGAATGGCCCAaggaactacattttgtattgtttgg ACCATTTGTTAAGTGTAGCCACTTTGAAATGCAGCAGATGGTTAGAGAAATACTGCATGATGGGAAGGTTTACCATGACGTTGTTGTGATAGACAAAGATAGTCGTCCAATCCTCGAACATTCCATG AAACCTGGCAGTGAAATAGCTATTTATGGTAAGATCGTCTTGGAGAGTGACATGCCTAAAAAGTGTTTCCGGCAAGTCTTCCAGGATGGTAACCCCCAATCTGTTGACTATTTTTGCTGCAAGCGGTGTGGATTtcagt GGATCTGCAGGTCATGCATGGAAGTCTGTCACCAAG GTCATGAAATTGTGCCCTACATTATGAATCATCAGCCAGCTTG GGCCTGCTGTTACTGTCCAAAGAAGAAGACTTGTCTGATCCAACCTCCACCACAATGTAGTAATTGA